In Chitinophaga sp. HK235, a single window of DNA contains:
- a CDS encoding DUF4286 family protein has product MIIYNVTAKVATDVHLQWLQWMQEEHIPAVLSTGLFRDSRICRLLEQDDSEGPTYVIQFFTDSLEHYQTFQAVQANTLRQRGYDLFGDRFIAFHTVMESL; this is encoded by the coding sequence ATGATCATTTACAATGTTACAGCGAAAGTAGCCACAGATGTGCATCTACAGTGGTTACAATGGATGCAGGAAGAGCATATTCCTGCTGTATTGAGCACCGGTCTTTTCAGGGATTCCCGTATCTGCCGGCTGCTGGAGCAGGACGACTCAGAAGGACCTACTTATGTTATACAGTTCTTTACCGATAGTCTGGAGCACTACCAAACCTTCCAGGCAGTGCAGGCAAATACCCTGCGGCAAAGGGGTTACGACCTTTTCGGGGACCGTTTTATCGCCTTCCATACCGTTATGGAGAGCCTTTAA
- a CDS encoding HU family DNA-binding protein, producing MNKAELIDKLAKDAGITKTQANEALDSFTKAVADTLKKGGKVTLVGFGTFSVSKRAARNGRNPQTGQIIKIKAKKVAKFKAGKALSDKL from the coding sequence ATGAACAAAGCCGAATTAATCGACAAGCTTGCTAAAGACGCAGGTATCACTAAAACCCAAGCTAACGAAGCGCTGGATTCTTTCACCAAAGCTGTTGCTGACACCCTGAAAAAAGGTGGCAAAGTAACTTTAGTTGGTTTTGGTACTTTCTCCGTTTCCAAACGTGCTGCACGTAACGGTAGAAACCCACAGACTGGCCAGATCATCAAGATCAAAGCTAAAAAAGTTGCTAAATTCAAAGCTGGTAAAGCTTTATCCGACAAGCTCTAA
- a CDS encoding 30S ribosomal protein THX gives MGRGDIKTKRGKIFSKSFGKVRPARTRKSAAAAAPKAEKKA, from the coding sequence ATGGGTAGAGGAGATATTAAAACCAAAAGAGGTAAAATCTTCAGCAAATCTTTCGGTAAAGTTAGACCTGCAAGAACCAGGAAATCTGCTGCTGCAGCGGCTCCTAAAGCTGAGAAAAAAGCATAA
- the pdxH gene encoding pyridoxamine 5'-phosphate oxidase → MLNQKVADLRKDYKLASLDESDVAPGPLEQFERWWQDALTSEIDEPNAMTLATSTPDGRPSARIVLLKGFNEEGFMFFTNYESRKGQELAENPRVTLLFFWRELERQVRIEGTVTKAAAAVSNEYYNSRPLGSRIGAIASPQSKVISGRTFLEEQVAQVAAKCEQEAPQRPDYWGGYIVKPEAIEFWQGRSSRLHDRILYTLTADGSWKIERLAP, encoded by the coding sequence ATGTTGAACCAGAAAGTAGCTGATCTGAGAAAAGACTATAAGCTGGCCTCCCTGGATGAGAGTGATGTAGCGCCTGGTCCCCTGGAGCAATTCGAAAGATGGTGGCAGGATGCCCTTACCAGCGAGATAGATGAACCTAATGCCATGACACTGGCTACCAGTACGCCGGATGGCCGTCCTTCCGCCCGCATCGTATTGCTGAAGGGTTTCAATGAAGAAGGGTTTATGTTTTTCACTAACTACGAAAGCCGTAAAGGACAGGAGCTGGCGGAGAATCCCCGGGTGACGTTGCTGTTTTTCTGGCGCGAACTGGAGCGACAGGTACGTATAGAGGGCACCGTTACCAAAGCCGCTGCCGCTGTCAGCAATGAGTATTACAACAGCCGTCCGCTGGGCAGCAGAATAGGAGCTATCGCTTCGCCGCAAAGCAAGGTGATTTCCGGCCGTACCTTCCTGGAGGAGCAGGTAGCACAGGTCGCCGCAAAATGTGAACAGGAAGCGCCTCAAAGGCCCGATTACTGGGGTGGATATATTGTGAAGCCGGAGGCGATAGAATTCTGGCAGGGAAGAAGCAGCCGCTTACACGACCGTATTTTGTATACCCTTACTGCAGATGGCAGCTGGAAGATAGAAAGACTGGCACCGTGA